A window of Streptomyces gilvosporeus contains these coding sequences:
- a CDS encoding RNA polymerase sigma factor: MSASTSRTLPPEIAESESVMALIERGKADGQIAGDDVRRAFEADQIPPTQWKNVLRSLNQILDEEGVTLMVSAAEAPKRTRKSVAAKSPAKRTATKTVAAKTATVKKATAAAAATVADPAGETEPAPVKKAAAKKTTAKKTAAKKTVAKKTTAKKTAAKKDVDELLDDEAAEETPAPGKTDAEPAEGAENAGFVLSDEDEDDAPAQQVAAAGATADPVKDYLKQIGKVPLLNAEQEVELAKRIEAGLFAEDKLANSDKLAPKLKRELEIIAEDGRRAKNHLLEANLRLVVSLAKRYTGRGMLFLDLIQEGNLGLIRAVEKFDYTKGYKFSTYATWWIRQAITRAMADQARTIRIPVHMVEVINKLARVQRQMLQDLGREPTPEELAKELDMTPEKVIEVQKYGREPISLHTPLGEDGDSEFGDLIEDSEAVVPADAVSFTLLQEQLHSVLDTLSEREAGVVSMRFGLTDGQPKTLDEIGKVYGVTRERIRQIESKTMSKLRHPSRSQVLRDYLD; the protein is encoded by the coding sequence GTGTCGGCCAGCACATCCCGTACGCTCCCGCCGGAGATCGCCGAGTCCGAGTCTGTGATGGCGCTCATCGAGCGGGGAAAGGCTGATGGGCAGATCGCCGGCGATGACGTGCGTCGGGCCTTCGAGGCTGACCAGATTCCGCCAACCCAGTGGAAGAACGTTCTGCGCAGCCTCAACCAGATCCTCGACGAGGAGGGTGTGACGCTGATGGTCAGTGCCGCAGAGGCGCCCAAGCGCACCCGCAAGAGCGTCGCAGCGAAGAGTCCGGCGAAGCGCACCGCCACCAAGACCGTAGCGGCCAAGACCGCCACGGTGAAGAAGGCAACCGCCGCGGCCGCCGCCACCGTGGCGGACCCGGCCGGTGAGACCGAGCCTGCCCCTGTGAAGAAGGCGGCGGCGAAGAAGACCACCGCGAAGAAGACGGCCGCCAAGAAGACGGTGGCGAAGAAGACCACCGCGAAGAAGACCGCGGCCAAGAAGGACGTCGACGAGCTGCTCGACGACGAGGCGGCCGAGGAGACCCCGGCGCCCGGCAAGACCGACGCCGAGCCCGCCGAGGGCGCGGAGAACGCCGGCTTCGTCCTGTCCGACGAGGACGAGGACGACGCCCCCGCGCAGCAGGTCGCCGCGGCCGGCGCCACCGCCGACCCGGTCAAGGACTACCTCAAGCAGATCGGCAAGGTCCCCCTCCTCAACGCCGAGCAGGAGGTCGAGCTCGCCAAGCGCATCGAAGCGGGCCTGTTCGCCGAGGACAAGCTCGCGAACAGCGACAAGCTCGCGCCCAAGCTCAAGCGCGAGCTGGAGATCATCGCCGAGGACGGCCGCCGGGCCAAGAACCACCTGCTGGAGGCCAACCTCCGCCTGGTGGTCTCCCTGGCCAAGCGCTACACCGGCCGCGGCATGCTCTTCCTGGACCTGATCCAGGAGGGCAACCTCGGTCTGATCCGCGCGGTCGAGAAGTTCGACTACACCAAGGGCTACAAGTTCTCGACCTACGCGACGTGGTGGATCCGCCAGGCCATCACCCGCGCCATGGCCGACCAGGCCCGCACCATCCGTATCCCCGTCCACATGGTCGAGGTCATCAACAAGCTGGCCCGCGTCCAGCGCCAGATGCTCCAGGACCTGGGCCGCGAGCCCACCCCGGAGGAGCTGGCCAAGGAACTCGACATGACCCCCGAGAAGGTCATCGAGGTCCAGAAGTACGGCCGCGAGCCGATCTCGCTGCACACCCCGCTGGGCGAGGACGGCGACAGCGAGTTCGGTGACCTGATCGAGGACTCCGAGGCGGTCGTCCCGGCCGACGCGGTCAGCTTCACGCTGCTGCAGGAGCAGCTGCACTCGGTGCTGGACACCCTCTCCGAGCGCGAGGCCGGCGTGGTCTCCATGCGCTTCGGCCTCACCGACGGCCAGCCCAAGACGCTGGACGAGATCGGCAAGGTCTACGGCGTCACCCGCGAGCGGATCCGCCAGATCGAGTCGAAGACGATGTCGAAGCTGCGGCACCCGTCGCGCTCCCAAGTCCTGCGCGACTACCTCGACTAG
- a CDS encoding S1 family peptidase: MRPSHAVFGALALAFTVPTAATADESVVGGTPVRVSQSPWAVALASHDRFGAARSGQFCGGVLVGSSTVVTAAHCLSREVLGVPWQQVGDLRIVIGRDNLSRGGGQELKPAKIWVNPAYDSWTNEGDMAVLTLQKPVRNRPIPIAPHEDTAYRAGNAATVYGWGDMTGEGTYASRLRSAEVNVLEDAVCARAYPGNADGTYKPESMLCAGEPGGGRDACQGDSGGPLVVHGRLVGLVSWGTGCGKAGSPGVYTRASALLPVVTGHGAG; the protein is encoded by the coding sequence ATGCGTCCGTCACACGCCGTTTTCGGAGCCCTCGCACTGGCCTTCACCGTGCCGACCGCTGCGACCGCGGACGAATCCGTGGTCGGCGGCACTCCGGTACGTGTCTCCCAGAGTCCATGGGCGGTCGCGCTCGCCTCCCATGACCGGTTCGGTGCCGCGCGCTCCGGGCAGTTCTGCGGCGGGGTGCTCGTCGGCAGCTCGACGGTGGTGACGGCCGCGCACTGCCTGAGCCGGGAGGTCCTGGGCGTGCCCTGGCAGCAGGTCGGCGACCTGCGGATCGTCATCGGACGCGACAACCTCTCCCGGGGCGGCGGTCAGGAACTCAAGCCCGCGAAGATCTGGGTGAACCCCGCATACGACAGCTGGACGAACGAGGGCGACATGGCCGTCCTCACCCTCCAGAAACCGGTCAGAAACCGGCCGATTCCCATAGCGCCGCACGAGGACACCGCCTACCGGGCGGGCAACGCGGCCACCGTTTACGGCTGGGGAGACATGACCGGCGAGGGCACCTACGCCTCACGGCTGCGGTCGGCCGAGGTCAATGTGCTCGAGGACGCGGTCTGCGCACGGGCCTACCCCGGGAACGCCGACGGAACGTACAAGCCCGAGTCCATGCTGTGTGCGGGGGAGCCGGGGGGCGGGCGGGACGCCTGCCAGGGGGACAGCGGCGGGCCGCTCGTGGTGCACGGGCGGCTGGTGGGGCTGGTGTCGTGGGGGACGGGCTGCGGCAAGGCGGGCAGCCCCGGTGTCTATACGCGCGCTTCGGCGCTGCTGCCCGTGGTCACCGGGCACGGGGCCGGCTGA
- a CDS encoding DUF7455 domain-containing protein: MTTVLTPASPLTAADRCDRCGAQAYLRVVLMSGGELLFCAHHGRKFEPELKKIAAEIQDETERLTATSASASDDER; the protein is encoded by the coding sequence GTGACTACTGTTCTGACACCCGCGAGCCCGCTGACGGCCGCTGACCGCTGCGACCGCTGCGGCGCCCAGGCATACCTGCGCGTCGTCCTGATGTCCGGCGGCGAACTGCTCTTCTGCGCCCACCACGGCCGCAAGTTCGAGCCAGAACTCAAGAAGATCGCCGCGGAAATACAGGACGAGACGGAGCGGCTGACCGCCACTTCGGCGTCCGCGTCCGATGACGAACGCTGA
- a CDS encoding DNA gyrase/topoisomerase IV subunit B, with product MTAEMSVPSTAVLTGADRDGSNYTARHLLVLEGLEAVRKRPGMYIGSTDSRGLMHCLWEIIDNSVDEALGGYCDHIEVILHDDGSVEVRDNGRGIPVDVEPKTGLSGVEVVMTKLHAGGKFGGGSYAASGGLHGVGASVVNALSARLDVEVDRNSKTHSISFRRGVPGVFTESGPDAPFDPGNGLVKGKRIPKTRTGTRVRYWADRQIFLKDAKLSLENLHARARQTAFLVPGLTIVVRDERGIDGAGKTEETFRYDGGISEFCEYLAQDKAVCDVLRLTGQGTFKETVPVLDDRGHMTPTEVTRELGVDIALRWGTGYDSAVRSFVNIIATPKGGTHVSGFERSVTKTVNEVLRAQKLLRVAEDDVVKDDAMEGLTAVVTVRLAEPQFEGQTKEVLGTSAASRIVAQVVSRELKAFLTSTKRDAKQQARSVLEKVVAAARTRIAARQHKEAQRRKTALESSSLPAKLADCRSDDVDRSELFIVEGDSALGTAKLARSSEFQALLPIRGKILNVQKASVSDMLKNAECGAIIQVIGAGSGRTFDIDAARYGKVIFLADADVDGAHIRILLLTLFQRYMRPMVEQGRVFSAVPPLHRIELINPKKGQDKYIYTYSDNELRQTLLELQRKNVRYKDSIQRYKGLGEMDADQLAETTMDPRHRTLRRINIGDLEAAEKAFDLLMGNEVAPRKEFITNSASFLDRSRIDT from the coding sequence GTGACCGCCGAGATGTCCGTGCCGTCCACCGCAGTGCTGACCGGGGCAGACCGGGACGGGTCCAACTACACCGCGCGGCATCTGCTCGTCCTCGAGGGGCTCGAGGCCGTCCGCAAGCGCCCCGGCATGTACATCGGCTCGACGGACAGCCGCGGCCTGATGCACTGCCTGTGGGAGATCATCGACAACTCCGTCGACGAGGCGCTGGGCGGCTACTGCGACCACATCGAGGTGATACTCCACGACGACGGGTCGGTGGAGGTACGGGACAACGGCCGCGGCATCCCAGTGGACGTCGAGCCCAAGACCGGGCTCAGCGGCGTCGAGGTCGTGATGACCAAACTGCACGCCGGCGGAAAGTTCGGCGGCGGCTCGTACGCGGCCTCCGGCGGCCTGCACGGCGTCGGCGCCTCGGTCGTCAACGCCCTGTCCGCGCGCCTCGACGTCGAGGTGGACCGCAACAGCAAGACCCACTCCATCAGTTTCCGCCGCGGCGTCCCCGGCGTCTTCACCGAATCGGGCCCCGATGCCCCCTTCGACCCCGGCAACGGCCTGGTCAAGGGCAAGCGCATCCCCAAGACCCGGACCGGCACCCGGGTGCGCTACTGGGCGGACCGGCAGATCTTCCTCAAGGACGCCAAGCTCTCCCTGGAGAACCTGCACGCCCGCGCCCGCCAGACCGCCTTCCTGGTGCCGGGCCTGACCATCGTGGTCCGCGACGAACGCGGCATCGACGGCGCCGGAAAGACCGAGGAGACCTTCCGCTACGACGGCGGCATCAGCGAGTTCTGTGAATACCTCGCCCAGGACAAGGCCGTCTGCGACGTCCTGCGGCTGACCGGCCAGGGCACCTTCAAGGAGACCGTGCCCGTACTGGACGACCGCGGCCATATGACACCCACCGAGGTCACCCGGGAACTGGGCGTCGACATCGCGCTGCGCTGGGGCACCGGCTACGACTCCGCCGTCAGGTCGTTCGTCAACATCATCGCCACCCCCAAGGGCGGCACCCACGTCTCCGGTTTCGAGCGCTCGGTCACCAAGACCGTCAACGAGGTGCTGCGCGCCCAGAAGCTGCTGCGCGTCGCCGAGGACGACGTCGTCAAGGACGACGCCATGGAGGGCCTGACCGCGGTGGTGACGGTGCGGCTCGCCGAGCCGCAGTTCGAGGGCCAGACCAAGGAGGTCCTCGGCACCTCCGCGGCCTCCCGGATCGTCGCCCAGGTGGTGAGCCGGGAGCTCAAGGCGTTCCTCACCTCCACCAAGCGGGACGCCAAGCAGCAGGCCCGTTCCGTGCTGGAAAAGGTCGTCGCCGCCGCCCGTACCCGCATCGCCGCCCGCCAGCACAAGGAGGCGCAGCGGCGGAAGACGGCGCTGGAGTCCTCCTCGCTGCCCGCCAAGCTGGCGGACTGCCGCAGCGACGACGTCGACCGCAGCGAACTGTTCATCGTCGAGGGGGACTCGGCGCTGGGTACCGCGAAACTGGCGCGGAGTTCGGAGTTCCAGGCGCTGCTGCCGATCCGCGGAAAGATCCTGAACGTCCAGAAGGCGTCGGTCTCCGACATGCTCAAGAACGCCGAGTGCGGCGCCATCATCCAGGTCATAGGGGCCGGATCCGGCCGCACCTTCGACATCGACGCCGCCCGCTACGGCAAGGTGATCTTCCTCGCCGACGCGGACGTCGACGGCGCCCACATCCGCATCCTGCTGCTGACCCTCTTCCAGCGCTATATGCGGCCGATGGTCGAGCAGGGCCGGGTCTTCTCCGCCGTCCCGCCGCTGCACCGGATCGAACTGATCAACCCCAAAAAGGGCCAGGACAAGTACATCTACACCTACTCGGACAACGAACTGCGCCAGACGCTGCTTGAGCTCCAGCGCAAGAACGTCCGCTACAAGGACAGCATCCAGCGCTACAAGGGCCTGGGCGAAATGGACGCCGACCAGCTCGCCGAGACCACCATGGACCCGCGCCACCGCACCCTGCGCCGGATCAACATCGGCGACCTGGAAGCGGCGGAGAAGGCCTTCGACCTCCTGATGGGCAACGAAGTCGCCCCCCGCAAGGAGTTCATCACCAACTCCGCCTCCTTCCTGGACCGTTCGCGCATCGACACCTGA
- a CDS encoding DUF1453 domain-containing protein codes for MSGVLTIIAITAVAVFVFVRQFTAQRITATDRKVWLIPAVLAFVACRQSGLLDPDHQAASVVLLGAELLTALASGAGWAWTTRIWTDTDGTTWAKGGWATAGVWLCGMAIRIGLMGAAALLGVHQNSSPAITLSVAAMLLSRSGFLAWRARTAPHTYRVPVAG; via the coding sequence ATGAGCGGCGTGCTCACCATCATCGCGATCACCGCGGTGGCCGTGTTCGTCTTCGTCCGGCAGTTCACGGCGCAGCGCATCACCGCGACGGACAGGAAGGTGTGGCTGATTCCCGCGGTCCTGGCGTTCGTTGCCTGCCGGCAGTCCGGTCTCCTGGACCCCGACCACCAGGCCGCCTCCGTCGTCCTGCTCGGCGCGGAACTCCTGACGGCGCTCGCCAGCGGGGCCGGCTGGGCCTGGACCACCCGTATCTGGACCGACACGGACGGCACGACGTGGGCCAAGGGCGGCTGGGCGACGGCCGGGGTGTGGCTGTGCGGGATGGCGATACGCATCGGCCTCATGGGCGCCGCGGCGCTCCTGGGCGTCCACCAGAACAGCAGCCCGGCGATCACGCTCTCCGTGGCCGCGATGCTGCTGTCCCGCTCGGGCTTCCTGGCCTGGCGCGCCCGGACCGCCCCGCACACGTACCGTGTCCCTGTCGCAGGCTGA
- a CDS encoding sensor histidine kinase has product MSPNPWTSWPLRESLSREGLSEVRLWIGRGVRVLVVAGLMWATVAGRAFTGWGLVAAVVGMALTVLVFRAFFRTTLARRLWPSLGLFLLLEAAAYGYSLAGATTAAIVLWCACSLNVMERMPLSVALPCSAAALAAYAVVNPDNWLTTTTTTAGLALAGYVVRLDAEARGNAHRLLAQERAARSAEAETAALAERGRIAREIHDVLAHSLSAQLVHLEAARQLIQRSTDLEADRARLLERVVACRGMAREGLDGTREALSALRGDMIPIEDFLRRLTDAEGARLDVRGEPRTVSAEAGLAVRRVAQEALTNVRKHAPGARVSVRLEYADGDVGLEVRDTGGGGVSAELGHSGSGYGLLGMRERAELLGGTLESGPDEEGFVVRLRVPV; this is encoded by the coding sequence GTGTCGCCGAACCCCTGGACGAGCTGGCCCCTGAGGGAGTCGCTGTCCCGTGAGGGCCTCAGCGAGGTCAGACTGTGGATCGGCCGCGGGGTCCGTGTCCTGGTGGTGGCCGGCCTGATGTGGGCCACCGTGGCGGGGCGGGCCTTCACCGGCTGGGGCCTGGTGGCGGCCGTCGTCGGCATGGCCCTGACGGTGCTGGTGTTCCGCGCCTTCTTCCGTACGACGCTGGCGCGCCGACTGTGGCCGTCCCTCGGCCTGTTCCTCCTCCTGGAGGCCGCCGCCTACGGCTACTCGCTCGCCGGCGCGACCACGGCCGCGATCGTGCTGTGGTGCGCATGTTCCCTCAACGTCATGGAACGGATGCCGCTGAGCGTCGCGCTGCCGTGCTCCGCCGCCGCCCTCGCCGCGTACGCCGTGGTGAATCCCGACAACTGGCTGACGACCACCACGACCACGGCGGGCCTGGCCCTCGCGGGCTATGTCGTACGGCTGGACGCGGAGGCGCGCGGCAACGCCCATCGGCTGCTGGCCCAGGAACGCGCCGCCCGCAGCGCCGAGGCCGAGACGGCCGCGCTCGCCGAACGGGGCCGGATCGCCCGCGAGATCCACGACGTCCTCGCCCACAGCCTCAGCGCCCAGCTGGTGCACCTGGAGGCGGCGCGCCAGTTGATCCAGCGCAGCACCGACCTTGAGGCCGACCGCGCGCGGCTCCTGGAGCGGGTGGTCGCATGCCGGGGAATGGCCCGCGAAGGGCTTGACGGGACCCGTGAGGCGCTTTCGGCGCTGCGCGGGGACATGATCCCCATCGAGGACTTCCTGAGGCGTCTGACGGACGCTGAGGGCGCTCGGCTGGATGTGAGGGGTGAGCCGCGCACCGTGTCGGCGGAAGCGGGGCTCGCGGTCCGCAGGGTGGCCCAGGAGGCGCTGACGAACGTACGCAAGCACGCACCGGGCGCCCGGGTGAGCGTGCGGCTGGAGTACGCGGACGGCGACGTGGGGCTGGAGGTACGCGACACGGGCGGCGGAGGGGTGTCCGCGGAGCTCGGGCACAGCGGCTCCGGGTACGGTCTGCTCGGGATGCGGGAGCGCGCCGAACTCCTCGGCGGAACGCTGGAGTCCGGTCCCGACGAGGAGGGTTTCGTGGTGCGGTTGAGGGTGCCCGTATGA
- a CDS encoding response regulator transcription factor, with the protein MTARTTARVVVADDQTVVREGIVMLLGLLPGIEVVGSAADGEEAVRLVAELAPDVVLMDLRMPRCDGVEATRRIRTAHPGTQVVVLTTYADDDSLFPALQAGARGYLTKDADGDEIVRAIDDVLSGEAGLSPKIQRRLLERLAEPEPARPQPPHGPPDGLTVRETEVLRLVAEGQSNPEIARTLHVSPATVKTHINNLFAKAGLRDRAQAIHYAYRHGLAQPPG; encoded by the coding sequence ATGACGGCGCGTACGACGGCACGCGTCGTGGTCGCCGACGACCAGACGGTGGTGCGCGAGGGAATCGTGATGCTGTTGGGACTGCTGCCGGGCATCGAGGTCGTCGGATCCGCCGCGGACGGCGAGGAAGCCGTCCGCCTGGTCGCCGAACTCGCCCCCGACGTCGTCCTGATGGACCTGCGCATGCCGCGCTGCGACGGCGTCGAGGCGACCCGCCGCATCCGCACCGCCCACCCGGGCACCCAGGTCGTGGTCCTCACCACCTACGCCGACGACGACTCGCTCTTCCCCGCCCTTCAGGCCGGCGCCCGCGGCTATCTGACCAAGGACGCCGACGGCGACGAGATCGTCCGGGCCATCGACGACGTCCTCTCCGGCGAGGCCGGCCTGTCACCGAAGATCCAGCGCCGGCTCCTCGAGCGCCTCGCGGAGCCCGAACCGGCCAGGCCCCAGCCCCCGCACGGGCCTCCGGACGGACTGACCGTCCGCGAGACCGAGGTGCTGCGCCTCGTCGCCGAGGGTCAGTCGAACCCGGAGATCGCCCGTACGCTCCACGTCTCCCCGGCCACCGTGAAGACCCACATCAACAACCTCTTCGCCAAGGCCGGACTGCGCGACCGCGCCCAGGCGATCCACTACGCCTACCGCCACGGCCTCGCACAGCCGCCCGGATGA
- a CDS encoding DUF485 domain-containing protein, whose product MDKQDDRATAEPRDVRAGPHTTAPLSPPPPRSATHDEVYLAVQRSAAFQEVRRRHRRFVVPTTAVFLAWYLAYVLAATAAPGLMAHRVAGALNVAMLAGLGQFASTFLLTWAYARHARLRRDAAALDIRWRTQDLTRGNVR is encoded by the coding sequence GTGGACAAGCAGGACGACCGAGCGACCGCCGAGCCCCGTGACGTACGGGCCGGGCCGCACACCACCGCGCCGCTGTCGCCACCACCGCCGCGGTCCGCGACCCACGACGAGGTCTACCTGGCGGTGCAGCGCAGCGCCGCCTTCCAGGAGGTACGCCGCCGCCACCGGCGCTTCGTCGTCCCCACCACGGCCGTCTTCCTGGCCTGGTACCTCGCCTACGTGCTCGCGGCCACCGCGGCGCCCGGCCTGATGGCCCACCGAGTGGCCGGTGCGCTCAACGTCGCGATGCTCGCCGGACTCGGGCAGTTCGCCTCGACCTTCCTGCTCACCTGGGCCTACGCACGCCATGCGCGGCTGCGCCGGGACGCCGCGGCGCTCGACATCCGCTGGCGGACCCAGGACCTGACGCGAGGGAACGTCCGGTGA
- a CDS encoding cation acetate symporter has protein sequence MTGDHRTLAMVLFGAFIAVTLAITTWAGRRRHGSPEEFYAGGRLFSPMENGFAIAGDHLSAASFLGVPGLIALFGYDGVLYCVGFLVAWLVVLFLVAELVRNCGRFTLADVVAARMRERPVRIASGAASVTVSVLYLVAQMVGAGSLVALLLDGAGTQARTGMVVAVGALMVVYVAFGGMRATTWIQIVKAVLLLGGAAALTALVLLRFHGDIGALLNTAAQHSGHGGEFLAPGLKYGRTWTSRLDFISLGLALVLGTAGLPHILARFSTVPTARAARRSAVWSIGLIGGFSLMTILLGFGAAAVLGGDAVRASGTAGNTAVPLLALHLGGGAGSTGGTVLFAVVAAVAFATILAVVAGITLASSASVAHDLYASLRRPRGAGRSAQDGEVTVARIAAVGVGAVAIGLALLARDLNVAFLVGLAFAVAASANLPALLYALFWRRFTTRGAVWSVYGGLLPAITLVALSPVVSGTPESLFPGRDFAYFPLDNPGVVSIPLGFLMGWLGTVLSPEAADRARHAETEVRSLTGAGAV, from the coding sequence GTGACCGGCGACCACCGGACCCTGGCGATGGTCCTGTTCGGCGCGTTCATCGCCGTCACCCTGGCGATCACCACCTGGGCCGGCCGCCGCCGGCACGGCTCCCCCGAGGAGTTCTACGCGGGCGGCCGCCTCTTCTCGCCCATGGAGAACGGTTTCGCCATCGCGGGCGACCATCTGTCCGCCGCCTCCTTCCTCGGCGTCCCCGGCCTGATCGCCCTCTTCGGCTACGACGGCGTGCTCTACTGCGTCGGCTTCCTCGTCGCCTGGCTGGTCGTGCTCTTCCTCGTCGCCGAACTGGTCCGCAACTGCGGCCGGTTCACCCTTGCCGACGTCGTCGCCGCCCGGATGCGCGAACGCCCCGTCCGCATCGCCTCGGGCGCGGCCTCGGTCACCGTTTCCGTGCTCTATCTGGTCGCCCAGATGGTCGGTGCGGGCAGCCTGGTGGCGCTTCTCCTCGACGGGGCGGGCACACAGGCCCGCACCGGGATGGTGGTCGCGGTCGGCGCCCTCATGGTCGTCTACGTCGCCTTCGGCGGCATGCGGGCAACGACATGGATCCAAATCGTCAAAGCCGTGCTCCTCCTGGGCGGCGCGGCGGCACTCACCGCCCTGGTGCTGCTCCGCTTTCACGGCGACATCGGCGCACTGCTGAACACCGCCGCCCAACACAGCGGACACGGAGGCGAGTTCCTCGCCCCCGGACTCAAGTACGGCCGCACCTGGACATCGCGCCTCGACTTCATCAGCCTCGGCCTCGCACTGGTCCTCGGCACCGCCGGGCTGCCGCACATCCTGGCCCGCTTCTCCACCGTGCCCACGGCCCGGGCCGCCCGCCGCTCCGCCGTGTGGTCCATCGGGCTGATCGGCGGCTTCTCCCTGATGACCATCCTGCTGGGCTTCGGCGCGGCCGCGGTGCTCGGCGGCGACGCGGTCCGCGCGTCCGGCACAGCGGGCAACACCGCCGTACCGCTTCTCGCCCTCCACCTGGGCGGCGGCGCCGGTTCCACCGGAGGAACGGTTCTCTTCGCCGTCGTGGCCGCGGTTGCCTTCGCCACGATCCTGGCCGTGGTCGCCGGCATCACCCTCGCCTCGTCCGCATCCGTCGCCCACGACCTGTACGCCTCGCTACGCCGCCCCCGCGGCGCGGGTCGGAGCGCGCAGGACGGCGAGGTGACCGTGGCGCGCATCGCGGCGGTGGGCGTCGGCGCCGTCGCCATCGGTCTCGCACTGCTCGCCCGTGACCTCAACGTCGCCTTCCTCGTGGGCCTGGCATTCGCCGTCGCCGCATCGGCCAACCTGCCGGCCCTGCTCTACGCCCTCTTCTGGCGCCGCTTCACCACCCGCGGCGCGGTCTGGTCCGTCTACGGCGGACTGCTCCCGGCGATCACCCTGGTCGCCCTCTCCCCGGTGGTCTCGGGCACTCCGGAGTCGCTCTTCCCCGGACGGGACTTCGCCTACTTCCCCCTGGACAATCCCGGCGTGGTGTCCATTCCCCTGGGCTTCCTCATGGGATGGCTGGGCACCGTGCTCTCCCCGGAGGCCGCCGACCGGGCCCGCCACGCGGAGACGGAGGTCAGGTCCCTTACGGGAGCGGGCGCCGTCTAG
- a CDS encoding sucrase ferredoxin produces MSTCATASRESAEPVAGTAATARTWLLIEQPGPWGADALTHSHLDPQIGRAVEAAADGTGVRVALIRRPGRHADCHDLSRRRLFVAHTAPGRSWIRTTTVTDPRDVLRLDFAALGAGNHGGVWDPYTGEPLVLVCTNGKRDRCCALLGRPLAAELAAGGAEAWEVTHIGGHRFSPTLFVLPYGYAYGRASAPLVKDAVEAARDGRIRLDHCRGRSAWDRPAQAADLAVRELIGEERADALDVVRTDAVRPEPGRGDRAPVGGPAAGDAPAWSVSVVHTDGRAWRVAVEQRADGAPAPASCGAPLGPPARMTVTSVSAVADTHSPTWASSLVVPVA; encoded by the coding sequence GTGAGCACTTGCGCTACCGCCTCCCGCGAATCGGCCGAGCCTGTCGCCGGGACCGCAGCCACCGCCCGCACCTGGCTGCTCATCGAGCAACCGGGCCCTTGGGGTGCCGATGCGCTGACGCACAGCCACCTCGATCCGCAGATCGGCCGCGCCGTGGAAGCCGCGGCAGACGGTACGGGCGTACGCGTCGCTCTCATCCGGCGCCCCGGACGGCACGCCGACTGCCACGACCTCTCCCGGCGCCGGCTGTTCGTCGCGCACACCGCCCCGGGCCGCTCCTGGATCCGCACCACCACCGTCACCGACCCGCGGGACGTCCTCCGGCTGGACTTCGCCGCGCTGGGGGCCGGGAACCACGGCGGCGTCTGGGACCCGTACACCGGTGAGCCCCTGGTCCTCGTCTGCACCAACGGCAAGCGGGACCGCTGCTGTGCGCTCCTCGGCCGACCGCTGGCCGCCGAGCTCGCCGCCGGCGGAGCCGAAGCCTGGGAGGTGACGCACATCGGCGGCCACCGCTTCTCCCCCACGCTCTTCGTCCTCCCGTACGGCTACGCCTACGGGCGGGCGTCGGCTCCTCTCGTCAAGGACGCCGTGGAGGCGGCGCGCGACGGCCGGATCAGGCTCGACCACTGCCGTGGCCGCTCGGCCTGGGACCGGCCGGCGCAGGCCGCCGACCTCGCGGTCCGCGAGCTGATCGGGGAGGAGCGGGCGGACGCACTCGACGTCGTGCGGACCGACGCGGTACGGCCCGAACCGGGGCGCGGCGACCGGGCGCCCGTCGGCGGACCGGCCGCGGGAGACGCGCCCGCCTGGTCCGTTTCGGTCGTGCACACCGACGGCCGTGCCTGGCGCGTCGCGGTGGAGCAGCGGGCCGACGGTGCGCCGGCGCCCGCCAGTTGTGGTGCACCGCTCGGTCCACCGGCGCGTATGACCGTCACCTCCGTCTCGGCCGTCGCCGACACCCACTCACCGACTTGGGCCTCCTCCCTCGTCGTTCCGGTCGCGTGA